The sequence CCAATGAACAATATTTTGCTTTATGCGTTCCTCTTGTTGGAACTGCTTGAGCAGTTGCTCCATATTGAGCTTCACTTGCATGATCATCACCTTCTTCTATTGTACGAATAGACGTTCGGAATGTAAATGGATGGATTATTGTTGGAAAATTCATCGATTTGCTTTACTATTCTTACTATAATATGAATGGTAGATGTAGTTGCGGCAGTCCGAAAAACCGGAAAGGATGATCCATTTGAAAATCTTGCGGATTTCAATGACCGACTTGAGTTGGCGGGAAGAAGGACTGAAAACGGAATATGCAGCTTTGGGAGGACGGGCTCTTACTTCAAGAATCATCCATGACGAAGTGGGAGGTACAGTTCATCCACTCGGACCTTACAATAAACTGGTGTTTGCAAACGGTGTTCTGACAGGTTCGTTGGCATCCAGCGCGGAACGCGTTTCGGTCGGAGGGAAAAGTCCGTTGACGGGAGGGATCAAAGAAAGCAATTCCGGAGGAACGGCGGGCATCAAACAGGGGAAGTTGGGATATCGCGCCATTGTCTTTGAAGGTGTTCGTGACGATTTGCAGATCATTCACATTTCAAAAGACGGAGTTCGTTTTGAACCGGCCGACTGGGTGTGCGGAAAACCTCTTGGCGAAACCGCCCGTTTGCTCGAAGACAAATACGGGTCCCACATCAGTTATTACGTAATCGGCACTTCTGGCGAAATGCGAATGAATTTGGCGGGTATTGCGATTAAAGACAAAGACGGTTCGCCAACCCGCTTCTGCGGTCGCGGCGGATTGGGTGCCGTAGCAGGGGCCAAAGGGATCAAAGCTATCGTCCTTGATGACGCTGGCATAGACAGGTTGCGACCCCAAAAGCCGGAACAATTTCGCGCGGCAGTCAAAAAATATACCGAGTGGCTGCAGGAAACCCCTGCTACAGCCAAGGTATTCCCCGAATACGGAACTGCAGCGCTTGTCCGTACGACGAACAAGCTGGGGGCGCTCCCGACATTCAACTTCAAGACGGGAAGTTTCGACAAGTATGAAGAAATCAGTGGCGAAAAGCTGCGCGAAACCATTCTGGAACGCGGCGGGGAAGGAACGCCGACACACGCCTGCATGCCGGGATGCATCATACGGTGTTCCAACATTTATCCGGATCAAACAGGGGCCACTGTAACGACTCCAATCGAATATGAAAATATCGGCCTGTTGGGGTCCAATCTTGGCATTGCCCACCTTGACCATATTGCCGAACTGAACCGTCTTTGCAACGAATATGGAGTGGATACGATTGAAACCGGAGCGGTGATAGGAGTTCTGATGGAAGCTGGAGTACTGCCCTTTGGAGATTTCGAAGGGGCCAGGAAATTGCTGGAGGAACTCAACGCCGGAACGCCAATCGGCCGAATTGTCGGCTCCGGGGCATCAGTGGCCGGCCGGGTGTACGGTGTTTATCGTGTTCCGACAGTCAAAGGGCAGGCAATGCCCGCTTATGATCCACGTGCCATTAAAGGCTTGGGGGTCACCTACGCAACGTCACCCATGGGAGCCGACCACACAGCCGGCCAAACGATCCGGGCCCAGATTGACCATCACAAGCCGGAAGGACAGGTGGAACTGTCAATCAAGGCGCAGGAAGCGGCTGTTTTGTTTGACAGTTTAGGCCTTTGTTTCTTCAGCGCTTCCGCCATCGCAGGAAGATGGAGCGGCATTGCCGAGATCGTGTCAGCCTATGTCGGAACAGATGTGAAAGAACAGGAACTGTACGACATGGCGAAGGAAACTCTGCGCATTGAACATGCATTTAACCGTGCCGCCGGATTCACCCAGGCGGATGACCGGTTGCCGGAACATTTCTACCATGAAGTGAACGAGGCAAGCGGAACCCTGTTTGATGTAAACGAAGAGGAAATGCTGGCCATCGGAGTGGAAGGTTACAAATGAGGATCACCATCCAATCGTTTATCCCCTGGATGCAGGAGTTGAACGGTGAACATCAAATTGGGGAAGGAACCACAATATTCGAACTGCTGCAGCAATTGAAGTTGGAATGGGATCGTGATGTGCTCGTTGCCATTAACGATCGAATAGCAAAAGCGGATGATGTTCTGACGCAGGGAGATCTGGTGGTTCTGCTGGTTCCGTTGACTGGGGGATAAACGGCAGGGGATTTGGATCGAAAGCATGGGAAACCCGCCTGCTTTCCAAAGCAGGCGGGTTTCAATTAAACTCAGTCTGCTGAAATGTCTTCCCTGTATTCTTTCATAATGTCATCAATTATGGTTTGCACCGGCTGAATGCTGGTAATCTCGTGCACCCGGGCGCCGGCAAATACCAGGCCGTTATCCACATCGCCGCCTGCCGATTTTAACAGCGAGTCCAATGTACAAAAACGATAGGAACAGGATTTCAGGCAATCGTGACATTTCTCGATCTTAAGCTTGTTATCCCCGGAGATGGCGTCCGTAAACCGGTTTCGAATTGCCCGGCCCTGTAAGCCAACTGTTGTTTTGACAAGAACGGTGTCACCCTCTTTCGCATCCACATATTTTTGCTTGAAA is a genomic window of Effusibacillus lacus containing:
- a CDS encoding aldehyde ferredoxin oxidoreductase C-terminal domain-containing protein, which encodes MKILRISMTDLSWREEGLKTEYAALGGRALTSRIIHDEVGGTVHPLGPYNKLVFANGVLTGSLASSAERVSVGGKSPLTGGIKESNSGGTAGIKQGKLGYRAIVFEGVRDDLQIIHISKDGVRFEPADWVCGKPLGETARLLEDKYGSHISYYVIGTSGEMRMNLAGIAIKDKDGSPTRFCGRGGLGAVAGAKGIKAIVLDDAGIDRLRPQKPEQFRAAVKKYTEWLQETPATAKVFPEYGTAALVRTTNKLGALPTFNFKTGSFDKYEEISGEKLRETILERGGEGTPTHACMPGCIIRCSNIYPDQTGATVTTPIEYENIGLLGSNLGIAHLDHIAELNRLCNEYGVDTIETGAVIGVLMEAGVLPFGDFEGARKLLEELNAGTPIGRIVGSGASVAGRVYGVYRVPTVKGQAMPAYDPRAIKGLGVTYATSPMGADHTAGQTIRAQIDHHKPEGQVELSIKAQEAAVLFDSLGLCFFSASAIAGRWSGIAEIVSAYVGTDVKEQELYDMAKETLRIEHAFNRAAGFTQADDRLPEHFYHEVNEASGTLFDVNEEEMLAIGVEGYK
- a CDS encoding MoaD/ThiS family protein, with amino-acid sequence MRITIQSFIPWMQELNGEHQIGEGTTIFELLQQLKLEWDRDVLVAINDRIAKADDVLTQGDLVVLLVPLTGG